A window from Acidobacteriota bacterium encodes these proteins:
- a CDS encoding cytochrome c — protein MITRRFAFVLCAAAVVVAGLSVPAAAQDRTINDGVYTDQQATRGRTAYREQCAACHAADLFGGEMAPGLKGSGFIGGWSGATLWEFADFTNATMPQDAPGRLTARQLNDVIAFILQSNDYPAGEDELAIDIANQGDPIRIE, from the coding sequence ATGATCACACGTCGGTTCGCTTTCGTCCTTTGTGCGGCGGCGGTTGTCGTTGCGGGGCTGTCGGTTCCGGCGGCGGCGCAGGACCGCACCATCAACGACGGCGTCTACACGGACCAGCAGGCGACCCGCGGCCGGACCGCGTACCGCGAGCAATGCGCCGCCTGCCACGCTGCCGACCTGTTCGGCGGAGAGATGGCGCCCGGCCTGAAGGGCTCCGGCTTCATCGGCGGGTGGAGCGGCGCGACGCTGTGGGAGTTCGCGGACTTCACGAACGCGACGATGCCGCAGGACGCGCCGGGACGCCTGACGGCGCGGCAGTTGAACGACGTCATCGCGTTCATCCTGCAGTCCAACGACTATCCGGCCGGGGAGGACGAGCTCGCGATCGATATCGCCAACCAGGGCGATCCCATCCGCATCGAGTAG